The region GTTCAACTATAGCGCGAAGAGCAGGATCACCGATCTCTCCCTGCCGAAACGGGATGCGGAAACCACGGCCTCGGGCGCCAGGGGCTTGAAATACCTGGGGGCGGGCCTCGATATCGTCCGGGGATTTTCCGTGAACATGGACGGCGCCGTCGATATGAAGGCCAAAAAATCGGAGGTGCTGTACGACCTGCATTACGACAGGGACAACGTGGAGGTCTCCATCAGGCTGCCCCTGCTGATGGATTACGGCACCCAGACGATCTACGTCGGCCCGTCGCTTCTGCATACGGTCCTTGATGCCGTCGCTCCCCACTCCCCTGATACCAGGGGCCGGCTCATAAAGATAAACATCGGCGAACTGCTCCAGGAGGGCGCGGCAAACACCCCGGAACTTGCAAAGCTGCTCGGCGGGGACCGTTTCAGCGCACAGAGCATGGACCGGTACAACGACGTGTTCAAGGCCGTGCTCATGGCGGCCGTCACCAGGCTGGACGACTCCAACTGCAGCGACCAGCCGCTTACCGAGCGGGACGGGAAAGCCGGCGTGGCGCGGCGTATCCGGGTAACGTTGGGACATAGGGATGCCGTTGCCCTGGCTGTGGACATTATCGACGGCGTGGCCCAGGCCCTCTTTCGGGAGGGGGTCATCAACGAGCAAGAGCGTGCGCGACTGCTTACGCTTACGGACCGGCAGATGCTGGACGGCCTTGCCGACACATTGGTCCTGGCGATGACCAATGATGTGGGCATCGGGCATACGGGCCACATCGGCTTATGGGAGACCCGGCTGAGCGTTGCCGACAAGAAGGGGGGGTACCGGGTCGGCGTTGAGACGGTCAGCACGTTTGACCGCTACGATGCGCCGCGCTTCACCATGGCCCCCGAGGCCAGCCGGGCCGTTGACTTCAAAGAGGTGCTGAACGCCATACTGGCGGCCACGGCGAAGGACGAGGAGGACGCTTCGCAGATGGGCGAGGAGGACCCCGACGACGATTCCTGCACCCCGGAGGCCCCGGCCCCGGGTGGCCCGGAATCAACATTGTAGGGCTGTGGCGGCTTATTTTTCCCTCTTCCTTTGGCCCGCCGCTCCTTTCACCCGCATGCGCGAAAGTGGGCACGGCACCATGGCGCTTTGCCGCAGGTTTGGTATGATGGAGGAGTGTCGCACACCGTGTGAAAGGGAAACGCCATGACGGATGACAACAGCGTACCGGAAGGGCTCCGGCGCTCCAGGGAACATTCCGACGAGATGCTGGAATGGCTGCAGGGGCGGGGAAAGACCATCATCGTCATCCACGACAACCCGGACCCCGATTGCCTGGCCTCGGCCATGGCGTTCCGCCATCTGCTGGCCATGAAACTGAGCAGGGATGCGGTCATCACCTTTTCCGGCATGATCGGGCGCAGTGAAAACCTCGCCATGGCAAAGGCGTTGGAGATGACGCTCCACCCCCTGGAAATGGTCGATATGGCGGAGGTCAGCGCGGTCTGCATGCTGGACACCCAGCCGGGCACGGGGAACAACTCCCTCCCCCCGGGATGCCGGGTGGATATCCTCATCGACCATCATCCCCTACGGGATGCGAGCCGAACGTGCCGTTGGGCGGATGTGCGCGACGGTTACGGCGCCACCGCCACGATCCTCTACGAATACCTGGTGGCGCAGAACATCACCATCGGCACGAAACTGGCCACGGCCCTGTTCTACGCCATCAAATCCGAGACCCAGGACCTGGGACGGGAGGCGAACCGGCCCGACCGGGACGCATACCTGCGCCTTTTCCCCGTGGCCAACAAGCGGATTCTGTACGAAATAACCCATCCCAAGCTGCCGGTGGAGTACTTCCTGGCAATCCACAACGGCCTTGAAAACACGCTGATCTACGGGAAGCTGCTGGTGGTGAACCTGATGGCCATCTGCTTTCCCGAAATGGTGGCGGAGGTGGCCGACTACCTGATCAGGCTGGAGGGGGCCGAGACCGTGCTGAGCATGGGGCATTACAACGACGGGGTGATCCTCTCCCTCCGTACCACCGACAGCCTCCTCAACGCGGGCGAGACGATCAAGCGGCTGGTTGCGGGGCGGGGGACGGCCGGAGGGCACGGCACGATGGCGGGGGGCAAGCTGGACCGTGTGCCGTTTGACCCCGCTCTGCTGGCGGAGACCGAGGCGTTCCTGACCCAGGGGCTGTTGCGGGAGCTCTCCCTGGGGGACGTGACCCCCACCCGGCTGATCAAGCCCCGGTAGGCGAACGGGTCGGCCCGGCTTTCCCCCAACCCGTGTCGCCCCGCCGGCGAACCGTATCCTGCCGCCACCGGCACCGGAGCAGTGGACATGACCGCACCGATCCAAAACCTTCACCAGTTTCTCGCCCTTCTGGAAGAGCAAGGGGAACTGAGCCGCATCGAGGCAGAGGCCGATCCCATCCTGGAGATCGCCGCCATCACCGACCGGATCTGCAAAGAGCCGGCCGGCGGCCGGGCGCTCCTCTTCCAGCGCCCGAAGGGGAGCAGCCTCCCCGTGGCCACCAACCTGTTCGGCTCCCTCCGGCGGGTGTGCCTGGCCCTGGGCGTGGACCGGCTTGACCGCTTGACGGAGCGCATGGCCGCATTGCTGGCCCCGCTGCCGGATCAGGAGGTTGCCGGCCTCGACCGCCGGATCGGCGCCCTGCCGGAGTTCTCCCGTTTCGCCCCCGTTGCCGGGCGGGACCCTGACCTCGTGGCCATGGAGGAGCCCGACCTGGGCCGGTTCCCGTTCCTCCAGAGCTGGCCGGGGGATGGCGCCGGCGAGGGGCATGGGCGGTACATCACCCTGCCCCAGGTGTTCACCGCCGCCCCGGACGGCACCGGCCCCAACTGCGGCATGTACCGCTGCCAGGTGCGCGGCCCCCGAGAACTGGGCGTGCGCTGGCATCCGGGGAGCGGTGCGGCGCGGCATTTCGAGGCATACCGCCTGCGGGGCGAACCGATGCCGGTGGCGATCGCTCTGGGCGGGCCCCCGGCGGCGCTCTTCAGCGCCATGCTGCCGTTGCCGGGCGACCTGGATGAGATGACCTTTGCCGGCTTCCTGCGAAGAGCACCCCTTGACCTGGCCCCCTGCCGGAGCGTCCCGCTGCGGGTTCCGGCCGGATGCGAGGTGGTGATCGAGGGCTACGCCGATCCGGCTGAAACGGTTATGGAAGGGCCCTTCGGCAACCACACCGGCTTTTATGCACCCCCGGCACCGGTTCCCCTGGTGCGGGTGACCGCCGTCAGCCTCCGGGCCGATGCCGTTGTCCCGGCGACCCTGGTGGGGCCGCCCCCCATGGAGGACTGCTGGATGGCCGCGGCCTGGGAACGGCTGCTCGTCGCCTTGGTGCGCCGCATGGCGCCGGCGGTGGCCGATATCCGTTTTCCCCGGGAGTGGGTCTTCCACCAGAGCGCCATCATTTCCCTTGAAAACCCGCACCCCGGCATGGTAAGGGAGATGGCC is a window of Geobacter sp. FeAm09 DNA encoding:
- a CDS encoding bifunctional oligoribonuclease/PAP phosphatase NrnA, yielding MTDDNSVPEGLRRSREHSDEMLEWLQGRGKTIIVIHDNPDPDCLASAMAFRHLLAMKLSRDAVITFSGMIGRSENLAMAKALEMTLHPLEMVDMAEVSAVCMLDTQPGTGNNSLPPGCRVDILIDHHPLRDASRTCRWADVRDGYGATATILYEYLVAQNITIGTKLATALFYAIKSETQDLGREANRPDRDAYLRLFPVANKRILYEITHPKLPVEYFLAIHNGLENTLIYGKLLVVNLMAICFPEMVAEVADYLIRLEGAETVLSMGHYNDGVILSLRTTDSLLNAGETIKRLVAGRGTAGGHGTMAGGKLDRVPFDPALLAETEAFLTQGLLRELSLGDVTPTRLIKPR
- a CDS encoding UbiD family decarboxylase, yielding MTAPIQNLHQFLALLEEQGELSRIEAEADPILEIAAITDRICKEPAGGRALLFQRPKGSSLPVATNLFGSLRRVCLALGVDRLDRLTERMAALLAPLPDQEVAGLDRRIGALPEFSRFAPVAGRDPDLVAMEEPDLGRFPFLQSWPGDGAGEGHGRYITLPQVFTAAPDGTGPNCGMYRCQVRGPRELGVRWHPGSGAARHFEAYRLRGEPMPVAIALGGPPAALFSAMLPLPGDLDEMTFAGFLRRAPLDLAPCRSVPLRVPAGCEVVIEGYADPAETVMEGPFGNHTGFYAPPAPVPLVRVTAVSLRADAVVPATLVGPPPMEDCWMAAAWERLLVALVRRMAPAVADIRFPREWVFHQSAIISLENPHPGMVREMAGLLWRTPWFGAARLLLFVAADAVPADLSRAAWRSINLADAGCDLIRDESGLRLALDATGSRAPRPPVVTDGAIAEQVALRWREYGV